The following coding sequences are from one Nitrospira sp. CR1.1 window:
- the grrM gene encoding GRRM system radical SAM/SPASM domain protein: MTTKNPSSFLSPATQIVVQSTSFCNLDCSYCYLPNRASDKRITWETINLLLRYLESTNLLSQEVEIRWHAGEPLIVPFDFYEYCVQRIAELYGGSRTFKHSIQTNATLIDRSLAERISNLGISIGVSLDGPEALHDRHRRYRSAVGSFKAVMKGIDELHRHKVPFEIISVITRATISDHGGFYAFLESTLATKLGLNFEETEGLNAASWGPSDLVRLKQFAHELYDQSTRGTLKIREFEILERLIYAKNGAQRDLQNVCGSILALSSNGDVATYSPEFLGLQHAKWPTFAMARVNEAADSLVFNYSLLEKMQGEIEKGVEDCMNSCRYYSVCGGGRPINKLFENNLFASTETTECQLRIKLLTQVVVEAMEQMTLKTAVAPK; the protein is encoded by the coding sequence ATGACAACTAAGAACCCATCCTCTTTCCTCTCGCCTGCAACTCAGATTGTTGTTCAATCTACATCCTTTTGCAACCTTGACTGCTCATATTGTTACCTACCAAACCGGGCTTCGGACAAGCGCATCACTTGGGAAACAATTAATCTCCTACTTCGTTATCTTGAATCGACTAATCTATTGTCACAGGAAGTAGAAATTCGCTGGCACGCCGGCGAGCCATTAATTGTTCCTTTTGATTTTTATGAATATTGCGTGCAGCGAATAGCTGAACTGTATGGTGGGTCAAGAACTTTTAAGCACTCCATCCAAACTAATGCAACGCTAATCGATCGCTCCCTCGCAGAGCGTATTTCTAATCTCGGAATTAGTATTGGGGTAAGTCTCGACGGACCTGAAGCGCTTCATGATCGTCATCGACGCTATCGATCGGCAGTCGGCTCATTCAAGGCGGTCATGAAAGGCATCGATGAGCTGCATCGCCATAAAGTTCCATTCGAGATTATATCTGTAATAACTAGGGCCACCATTTCCGACCATGGTGGATTTTATGCATTCCTAGAGTCAACATTGGCGACGAAGCTAGGTCTAAACTTCGAGGAAACCGAGGGACTAAATGCAGCTTCATGGGGTCCAAGTGATTTGGTACGGTTGAAACAATTTGCTCATGAACTATATGACCAATCAACAAGGGGCACCCTGAAGATTCGGGAATTCGAAATCCTTGAACGCCTAATTTATGCGAAGAATGGCGCTCAAAGAGATTTGCAAAATGTTTGTGGCTCTATTCTTGCCCTTTCATCCAATGGAGATGTAGCTACCTACTCGCCTGAATTCTTGGGGTTACAACATGCTAAATGGCCTACTTTTGCCATGGCGCGAGTTAATGAAGCAGCGGATTCTCTGGTTTTCAACTATTCTCTCCTTGAGAAGATGCAAGGTGAAATAGAAAAAGGCGTAGAGGATTGCATGAATTCCTGTAGGTATTACTCAGTTTGTGGCGGAGGACGACCCATCAATAAATTGTTCGAAAATAATCTATTTGCTTCTACAGAAACAACGGAATGCCAACTCCGAATTAAACTGCTCACCCAGGTTGTAGTAGAGGCTATGGAACAAATGACTTTAAAAACAGCGGTTGCTCCGAAGTAA
- a CDS encoding helix-turn-helix domain-containing protein yields MLTVKELSAWLNIKESTLYLWVSKNKIPCRRIHGLVRFEPEAIQAWLKSFETSPGKPLPLPTLDETSDLDQLIEAAKSEVYTRHGETITPSPRTKEEQHGAR; encoded by the coding sequence ATGCTCACAGTCAAAGAACTCTCAGCTTGGCTCAACATTAAAGAATCCACACTCTATCTTTGGGTTTCCAAGAATAAAATCCCATGCCGTCGCATCCACGGCCTCGTTCGTTTTGAACCTGAGGCCATCCAGGCGTGGCTGAAAAGCTTTGAAACCAGTCCCGGCAAGCCGCTTCCACTGCCGACTCTCGACGAGACCAGTGACCTTGACCAGCTCATTGAAGCGGCGAAATCCGAGGTCTATACTCGCCACGGGGAAACCATCACACCGAGCCCACGCACGAAGGAGGAGCAGCATGGGGCTCGTTAA
- a CDS encoding tyrosine-type recombinase/integrase, with translation MGLVKRNNTWWMSFTFQGQQVRRSTETSDKKLAEAILSKIRVQIVEGKYFEKPKEDPYTFSQLMDRYLKEHASRRAHYRRYVNMVTNVKTFFGNPKLSQITPKTIVAFKAKRYADGVMPATINRELAMLKKAYNLACREWEWAKDNPVCRVSMEKEQNSRDRWLTEQEEARLLMAAASWLREVVTFAVHTGMRRGEILALTWAGVDFTRRTVTVFKSKNGDRRTIPVNQTVLELLSHKYEQGRGLRGIETRVVFCSEAGTELDGSNLRRGFTAALKAAQIEDLHFHDLRHTFATRLVQAGVDLYKVQRLLGHKSPSMTQRYAHHYPESLRDGVEILDRGKTFSTNLAQGPFAPTVAM, from the coding sequence ATGGGGCTCGTTAAACGGAACAATACCTGGTGGATGTCATTTACGTTTCAAGGGCAGCAAGTACGGCGATCGACGGAAACCTCGGATAAAAAGTTGGCCGAAGCCATTCTGAGCAAGATCCGAGTGCAGATTGTCGAGGGGAAATATTTCGAAAAGCCGAAAGAAGACCCCTACACCTTTTCCCAGCTAATGGACCGGTATCTCAAAGAGCATGCGAGTCGCCGCGCCCACTATCGGCGCTATGTCAACATGGTGACGAATGTGAAGACATTCTTCGGGAATCCGAAACTGTCCCAGATTACGCCGAAGACCATCGTCGCCTTTAAGGCGAAGCGCTATGCGGATGGCGTCATGCCGGCCACCATTAATCGAGAACTGGCCATGCTGAAAAAGGCCTACAACCTGGCCTGTCGCGAATGGGAATGGGCAAAGGACAATCCGGTCTGTCGTGTGTCGATGGAGAAGGAGCAGAACTCACGGGATCGCTGGCTTACCGAACAGGAGGAGGCACGGCTGCTGATGGCTGCGGCTTCCTGGCTCAGAGAAGTGGTCACCTTCGCCGTTCATACTGGCATGCGGCGGGGAGAGATTCTTGCCCTCACATGGGCAGGGGTAGACTTCACCCGACGAACCGTGACGGTGTTCAAATCCAAGAACGGGGATCGGCGGACGATTCCTGTCAACCAAACCGTCCTGGAACTGCTCTCTCACAAATACGAGCAGGGCCGTGGGCTACGGGGAATTGAAACCCGGGTTGTGTTCTGCAGCGAAGCCGGTACCGAGTTGGACGGCAGCAACCTTCGACGAGGTTTTACGGCGGCCCTGAAGGCGGCACAGATTGAGGACCTTCATTTCCACGATCTGCGCCATACGTTTGCTACACGGCTGGTCCAAGCCGGAGTGGACTTATACAAGGTCCAGCGGCTACTCGGGCACAAATCTCCGAGCATGACCCAACGGTATGCACATCACTATCCGGAAAGTTTGCGGGATGGGGTGGAGATATTGGACCGGGGAAAGACCTTTAGCACAAATTTAGCACAAGGACCATTTGCGCCAACGGTGGCAATGTAA
- a CDS encoding 4-hydroxybenzoate octaprenyltransferase produces the protein MVQRVISATDSTERRSPPWTWKAVADLIRLNNQAGTWLLLLPSLWSLVLANHGRPPMRLIGIFILGAFLMRSLGVVLNDLADRNFDKHVARTSNRPLASGRLVPRQALLVALTLALLAGGLVSTLNWLTILLSPIALSLAAVYPFCKRWIQMPQAVLGIAFGWGAIMAWAASRGTIASPAWWLFAATVCWAVAYDTIYALQDREDDRRIGVKSSALLFGTAVPAAVGLFLLGMLVCLVIVGQLSGLGMGYYVALTWLAGGFLWQARRLRVPVTPPQAFTLFQQHILAGLVILITLWISAPNEIP, from the coding sequence ATGGTCCAGCGCGTGATATCTGCCACCGATTCAACGGAACGCCGCTCACCGCCATGGACATGGAAGGCGGTCGCCGACCTGATCCGCCTCAACAACCAGGCAGGCACCTGGCTGCTGCTGTTGCCAAGCCTCTGGTCCTTGGTGCTGGCCAATCATGGGCGCCCGCCGATGCGGTTGATCGGCATCTTCATCCTGGGCGCTTTTCTGATGCGAAGCCTCGGCGTGGTGTTGAACGACCTGGCCGACCGAAATTTCGACAAACACGTCGCTCGTACGAGCAACCGGCCGCTCGCCTCCGGCCGATTAGTCCCCAGGCAGGCGCTCCTCGTGGCCCTCACTTTAGCCCTTCTCGCAGGAGGCCTCGTGTCCACGCTCAACTGGTTGACCATTCTCCTCAGCCCGATCGCGTTGTCATTGGCCGCCGTTTACCCGTTTTGCAAACGATGGATTCAGATGCCACAAGCGGTGTTGGGAATCGCGTTCGGATGGGGGGCGATCATGGCCTGGGCGGCCTCGCGCGGGACGATCGCTTCTCCGGCCTGGTGGCTATTTGCCGCCACGGTCTGCTGGGCAGTGGCCTACGATACGATTTACGCGCTGCAAGACCGCGAGGACGATCGCCGCATCGGCGTGAAGTCGTCCGCACTCCTATTCGGGACAGCCGTCCCTGCAGCAGTCGGGCTGTTCCTGCTGGGAATGCTGGTCTGCCTGGTAATTGTGGGGCAGTTGTCCGGTCTCGGGATGGGATACTATGTAGCGTTGACGTGGCTTGCGGGGGGCTTTCTCTGGCAAGCGCGGCGTCTACGGGTTCCCGTAACGCCGCCACAAGCGTTCACTCTGTTTCAGCAGCACATTCTTGCCGGACTCGTGATTCTCATCACGCTGTGGATCAGCGCGCCGAACGAGATACCCTAG
- a CDS encoding c-type cytochrome has translation MRAWRRIRVFGAITVVVGLSGLIGAGGCSMFQNEQSAKGKKLYAHYCMHCHGENGRQNEGFNWSSMTDPKPKDLSNKSEMGTFKDEDIFLTISRDMKDTSPNGDKIGDDEFAVPTMPTFKYTLSEEEIWGIVGYVRSLHGKKLEFNVEGRKKELQDSLQSAEQKYKEAERAEQEAEKKASDEADKKGVEVDDNAYAKEMQAMGQAKKELDQATAALVNFTTRPGKGVNIARPDLNMKPDAAAKLVEVGKQIYVTKYGCNGCHKIGEEGGKVGPALDRAGYRLNPTWVYRWLRNPQAMKPDTRMPSLGLNDADAKAVALYLKTLRAPKPDKPLGKVGEE, from the coding sequence ATGAGGGCGTGGCGAAGAATACGCGTATTTGGAGCGATCACAGTGGTCGTCGGACTCTCGGGCCTCATCGGAGCCGGGGGGTGTTCGATGTTTCAGAACGAACAATCCGCGAAGGGCAAGAAGCTCTATGCCCACTATTGCATGCATTGCCACGGTGAAAATGGAAGACAGAATGAGGGGTTCAATTGGTCCTCCATGACCGACCCCAAACCGAAGGATCTCTCCAATAAGTCTGAAATGGGCACCTTCAAGGACGAAGATATTTTCTTAACGATCTCCCGTGACATGAAGGATACCAGCCCGAACGGCGACAAGATCGGTGACGATGAGTTTGCCGTGCCCACCATGCCGACCTTCAAGTACACGCTGTCAGAGGAAGAAATCTGGGGCATCGTCGGATATGTGCGCTCCTTGCATGGGAAGAAATTGGAATTTAACGTCGAGGGTCGTAAGAAAGAGCTCCAAGATTCCCTGCAGTCCGCTGAGCAAAAGTATAAAGAGGCGGAGCGTGCGGAGCAGGAAGCCGAGAAGAAAGCCAGCGACGAGGCAGACAAGAAGGGCGTGGAAGTCGACGACAACGCCTATGCCAAAGAAATGCAGGCGATGGGGCAGGCCAAAAAAGAGCTTGATCAGGCCACAGCCGCCTTGGTGAATTTTACGACCAGACCGGGGAAGGGTGTGAACATCGCACGTCCTGATTTGAACATGAAGCCGGATGCCGCCGCGAAGCTGGTGGAAGTCGGCAAACAGATCTATGTGACCAAGTATGGGTGCAATGGCTGCCACAAGATCGGTGAAGAGGGGGGAAAGGTTGGCCCCGCTCTCGATCGGGCAGGCTATCGATTGAATCCGACCTGGGTCTATCGCTGGCTGCGCAACCCGCAAGCGATGAAGCCGGACACGCGCATGCCCAGTTTGGGGTTGAACGATGCCGACGCAAAGGCCGTGGCCCTCTATTTGAAAACGCTCCGTGCCCCGAAACCCGACAAGCCGCTTGGTAAAGTCGGAGAGGAATAG
- a CDS encoding c-type cytochrome — translation MSEVVKLQLIGLCVVGLGTVILLFIKGQFIRVIGFVAIVLGLFSLVALAVPQMASLPPAEESINIADIKTPTDMATIGQKIFFSKGQCALCHSIGPSESARCPDLKGIGAKLSREFIFESLTEPQAYLYLDYRHEGIPKEYPARMPYINKNPIGLSKNEILSVIAFLQQMSGEPISVSPAELDLPRATPAPVKAADAGALAMAQAR, via the coding sequence ATGAGTGAAGTTGTCAAGCTGCAGCTAATCGGTCTGTGTGTGGTCGGCCTTGGAACAGTGATTCTTCTGTTCATCAAGGGACAATTTATTCGGGTCATCGGCTTTGTAGCGATCGTGCTCGGCCTATTCTCGCTGGTTGCGCTGGCCGTGCCCCAGATGGCTTCGTTGCCGCCGGCCGAAGAAAGCATCAATATCGCCGACATCAAAACGCCGACGGACATGGCGACGATTGGACAAAAAATATTCTTCAGTAAAGGCCAGTGCGCTCTCTGCCATTCCATCGGGCCCAGCGAGTCCGCCCGCTGCCCGGACCTGAAAGGCATCGGCGCCAAATTGTCACGCGAGTTTATCTTTGAAAGTCTAACGGAACCGCAAGCCTATCTCTACCTGGATTACCGGCATGAGGGTATCCCGAAGGAGTATCCGGCGCGCATGCCGTACATCAATAAGAATCCCATCGGGCTGTCGAAGAATGAAATCCTGTCGGTGATTGCGTTCTTACAGCAGATGAGCGGTGAACCGATCAGTGTCAGCCCCGCTGAGTTGGATTTGCCGCGGGCGACCCCGGCTCCGGTCAAGGCCGCCGATGCCGGCGCACTTGCGATGGCGCAGGCTCGATAG